TCATATCGTCCTGGCCGTAATTGCAACCTAACGGTTGGGACATCACGAACTCCCAGCCATTAACCTCGTAAACGGTTAGGAAATTTTGATATCCCAACCGTTATATATTTACacattgaaaaagtgaaagtaacacttttccagaaaaTTAACGGGACATTTCTCAATTTTCCTTAGGCGGTTAAATGGTGGGCCACCCCTATAGATGATCTGTGTTCGCACAACAGATCCCTTTTTTGGAACTATGCAACATGGTCCATACTTTTATAGGGACTCTGCGCGTCAACATGATAGCTTTAGCATGTCGGCCAAAGCCTTGGCAATCCTACTTGAATGTGCAGTCCCTTGGAAATTAGAAACCAGATAAACATCACAGGTGAAATCCATTTTTATTTGCAACCAAAGGGACTTTCTACAAAATCTTTTAACCAGAAGCATCAAAAATTGACAAGAGCAACAAAATCAGAATTATATGCAAAGACATGTCTCATGTCTGCATTTAGTACCTCTAAACCTGCTTATGATAATTAGGCATACATATAACATTCCAGTTAGAACCTGCACCATAAATAAATAGGAGACACTGCCAAATGCAAATCCTCTTCATTAAATTTAGAAATCCTCTTCATCTCAATCACCAAATTCTTCCTAGTACAGAAACAGTCACAAGCATCACCAATCCTCTTCATCTAATCCACCATATTCTTCCCAGTAGAAACAGTCTGAAGCATCACCAGCCTCGAGGTTCAAGGACTCCCACCCACCTTCCATGATGAACTTCTGTGGGGAATCTCtgaatttcttcacttcttcattcCAATTTAGATCTCGCTCGTTCTGATAGTACTTGACGTTTGCATAGTTCAGACAATGCTTAATTTCAGCTAGTGATTCTAATGGAATTGAGTTGATTTCAAGCACATCACGACTGAAGTCTCCGAATACCACTGTCATATCAATTTCATTGGGTCGAAGCTGCGCCAGATTAACAATCTCGATCTCGTCTAGTTTAACCACAATGGGATTTGTTTCTACAAGCTCTACTAGGAAACGTGAAGTCAGCGCAAAGACAGCCCGCACCTTTGTGGGAAAAAATCCATGAAATTCGTACTCTGACGATTCAAACAAATTGGTAAGTATAGGCTTGGAGTCCCACATATTTGTAACTTTGTCAACAAAGTCCTGGAGATCTTTATTACCTTCATCAATCTGTCCAACAAGGGTTGCCTCCGAACGGAAATTGATATTATTAGTCTCTTCTGTCCCCAATATAATCTGGTTGTGCAAGTGTAAGTGCAAGAGAGGCGGTATCTTATCATCTCCAGCTCGGAAGAAAGCGCACTTTATGTTCTCATATGCAACATCTATATGGGGCTGGGCACTGGAGGTTTCATACCGGAACCCATTCACATGCGCTTCGAGGGAACCCATAGCTTGAGCTCCTACCTTGGGATAGATTGCGACGTCAGTTAACTTGATAATATCCAGCACATTAATTTCCAACTGCAGTTTCACCGGAGAGGAAGGTCTTACATCGTCACCTTTTTTGTTAAAAGCATCTTCTGTACCAGAATGACCCCTAAGCAATCTACAGGATGTTCGAAACTTTACCGAGTGAGCAAGTCTTGTCTGGTTATACCTGTTCATCTCCTCAAAATACGTCTCCCGGTTTTTAGCGTTGTAGATTGCATCCATATCACGAGATGATTTAAATTTAAGAAGCTTGCCGAAGCCTTCAAAAATTTTTTATGGCAGCTTCTAAAGTTGCTTC
This genomic stretch from Papaver somniferum cultivar HN1 chromosome 5, ASM357369v1, whole genome shotgun sequence harbors:
- the LOC113282631 gene encoding FACT complex subunit SPT16-like isoform X2; translation: MDAIYNAKNRETYFEEMNRYNQTRLAHSVKFRTSCRLLRGHSGTEDAFNKKGDDVRPSSPVKLQLEINVLDIIKLTDVAIYPKVGAQAMGSLEAHVNGFRYETSSAQPHIDVAYENIKCAFFRAGDDKIPPLLHLHLHNQIILGTEETNNINFRSEATLVGQIDEEYEFHGFFPTKVRAVFALTSRFLVELVETNPIVVKLDEIEIVNLAQLRPNEIDMTVVFGDFSRDVLEINSIPLESLAEIKHCLNYANVKYYQNERDLNWNEEVKKFRDSPQKFIMEGGWESLNLEAGDASDCFYWEEYGGLDEEDW
- the LOC113282631 gene encoding FACT complex subunit SPT16-like isoform X3; the encoded protein is MGSLEAHVNGFRYETSSAQPHIDVAYENIKCAFFRAGDDKIPPLLHLHLHNQIILGTEETNNINFRSEATLVGQIDEGNKDLQDFVDKVTNMWDSKPILTNLFESSEYEFHGFFPTKVRAVFALTSRFLVELVETNPIVVKLDEIEIVNLAQLRPNEIDMTVVFGDFSRDVLEINSIPLESLAEIKHCLNYANVKYYQNERDLNWNEEVKKFRDSPQKFIMEGGWESLNLEAGDASDCFYWEEYGGLDEEDW
- the LOC113282631 gene encoding FACT complex subunit SPT16-like isoform X1, translated to MDAIYNAKNRETYFEEMNRYNQTRLAHSVKFRTSCRLLRGHSGTEDAFNKKGDDVRPSSPVKLQLEINVLDIIKLTDVAIYPKVGAQAMGSLEAHVNGFRYETSSAQPHIDVAYENIKCAFFRAGDDKIPPLLHLHLHNQIILGTEETNNINFRSEATLVGQIDEGNKDLQDFVDKVTNMWDSKPILTNLFESSEYEFHGFFPTKVRAVFALTSRFLVELVETNPIVVKLDEIEIVNLAQLRPNEIDMTVVFGDFSRDVLEINSIPLESLAEIKHCLNYANVKYYQNERDLNWNEEVKKFRDSPQKFIMEGGWESLNLEAGDASDCFYWEEYGGLDEEDW